One Acidimicrobiales bacterium DNA segment encodes these proteins:
- a CDS encoding HNH endonuclease signature motif containing protein — translation MPLSQRRFAERRRTGGNRRAPAQVMVHASYEALIRGHTIDGETCDVPGLGPVPVTFARTLARDALLKTVITKGTDIAVISTDRRYVPAPIRAALIARDRTCVVPDCSARHHLQIHHWRTDYAHDGPTQLDNLARLCRPHHDLITYSAWTLTGGPGHWDLRPP, via the coding sequence GTGCCCCTGTCGCAGCGACGCTTCGCCGAACGACGACGCACCGGCGGCAACCGCCGAGCCCCAGCCCAGGTCATGGTCCACGCCAGCTACGAGGCCCTCATCCGCGGCCACACCATCGACGGCGAGACCTGCGACGTCCCCGGCCTCGGACCCGTACCGGTCACCTTCGCCCGCACCCTCGCCCGCGACGCGCTCCTCAAGACCGTGATCACCAAAGGCACCGACATCGCCGTCATCAGCACCGACCGCCGCTACGTCCCCGCCCCCATCCGCGCCGCCCTCATCGCCCGCGACCGCACCTGCGTCGTGCCCGACTGCTCCGCCCGACACCACCTCCAGATCCACCACTGGCGCACCGACTACGCCCACGACGGCCCCACCCAACTCGACAACCTCGCCCGCCTCTGCCGCCCCCACCACGACCTCATCACCTACAGCGCCTGGACCCTCACCGGCGGACCCGGACACTGGGACCTCCGGCCCCCGTGA